One genomic segment of Culturomica massiliensis includes these proteins:
- a CDS encoding metal ABC transporter solute-binding protein, Zn/Mn family — translation MISKHIHVITLFTLLSLLLFSCKEKKQDRHIVTVSILPQKYFVERIAGDYLKVNVMVPPGMNPATCDLNTGQLKKLYDSDLCFAIGYLPFETTHLYPALSNRPDIPLIRHSDSLQLIAGSCNHDHHDHTHEGGVDPHVWLSPHYAKSIGRDIYRTLSEKYPEKQQEFLANYKLLEQDIDKIAHSADSILSEKKHKTFLIYHPALTYFAHDYNMEQISIEHEGKEPDPRHLKEIMDTAKEKDIHVIFIQNQFDISNAQSIAKAIGTDIIPIDPLNEDWLAEMRKLLQIFQEKLN, via the coding sequence ATGATATCCAAACACATACACGTTATCACATTATTCACACTTCTCTCACTGCTTCTGTTTTCCTGCAAAGAGAAAAAACAAGACAGACATATCGTTACGGTAAGTATCCTTCCTCAAAAATACTTTGTAGAAAGAATTGCCGGCGACTACTTGAAAGTAAATGTCATGGTTCCCCCCGGAATGAATCCGGCAACCTGCGATTTGAATACCGGACAACTGAAAAAGTTATACGATAGCGACTTATGTTTTGCCATCGGCTATCTTCCCTTCGAAACCACCCACCTTTATCCGGCACTCTCAAATCGTCCCGATATCCCGCTTATCCGGCATTCAGACTCATTGCAACTGATCGCAGGAAGCTGCAATCACGATCACCACGATCACACACACGAAGGCGGCGTAGATCCTCATGTATGGCTCTCTCCGCACTATGCAAAATCTATCGGGAGAGATATTTACCGTACATTATCCGAAAAATACCCCGAAAAACAGCAAGAATTTTTAGCCAACTACAAATTACTTGAACAGGACATCGACAAAATTGCGCATTCAGCCGATAGCATACTGTCAGAAAAAAAACACAAAACTTTTCTGATTTACCACCCGGCACTGACCTATTTTGCCCATGACTACAACATGGAACAGATCTCGATCGAGCATGAAGGGAAAGAACCGGATCCCAGGCACCTGAAAGAAATCATGGATACGGCAAAAGAAAAAGACATTCATGTCATTTTTATTCAAAATCAATTCGATATCAGCAACGCCCAATCGATAGCCAAAGCCATCGGAACCGATATCATCCCGATCGATCCGCTAAACGAAGACTGGCTTGCTGAAATGCGAAAATTACTGCAAATTTTTCAGGAAAAACTAAACTAG
- a CDS encoding IS4 family transposase — MNQGKYIFAQLTDFLPRRVFDRLVEKYSGNKKIRTFTCWNQMLCMIFGQLTARDSMRELMLSLEAHKSKYYHLGFGATVSRTNLGKANRNRDYRIYEEFAYTLIAEARNSYNKNDFEVKVDGNVYAFDSSTIDLCLNVFWWAEFRKHKGGIKLHTLYDVKTSIPTIVLVTNAKVHDVNMLDELSYEKGSFYIMDKGYVDFTRLHKLHTCGAYFVTRAKDNMRFRRMYSREVDKTTGIKCDQIGILETYKSLKAYPDKLRRVKYYDEELGREFVFITNNMELSAEEVALLYKNRWQVELFFKWIKQHLKVKSFWGTTMNAVKTQVYCAIITYCLVAIVAYKLKVNRPIYEILQILSFSLLDKTPVREILTNCDYKNVKELNYKQLKISWD; from the coding sequence ATGAACCAAGGCAAATATATCTTCGCTCAACTTACAGATTTTCTTCCCCGTCGTGTCTTTGACCGTTTGGTAGAGAAGTATTCCGGGAATAAGAAAATCAGAACATTCACCTGTTGGAATCAGATGCTGTGCATGATTTTCGGACAACTGACCGCCCGAGATAGTATGCGTGAGCTTATGCTCAGCCTTGAGGCACACAAGAGCAAGTACTATCACTTGGGATTCGGTGCAACAGTTAGCCGTACCAATCTGGGGAAAGCAAACCGGAATAGAGATTATCGTATCTACGAAGAATTTGCTTATACCCTGATTGCGGAAGCCCGTAATAGCTACAACAAAAATGACTTCGAGGTGAAAGTTGACGGTAATGTTTATGCCTTTGATTCCTCCACCATAGACCTTTGTCTGAATGTTTTTTGGTGGGCGGAATTTAGGAAACACAAAGGAGGCATCAAACTTCATACCTTGTATGATGTAAAGACTTCCATACCGACAATCGTACTGGTAACCAATGCTAAAGTACATGACGTAAACATGCTGGATGAGTTGAGTTATGAAAAGGGAAGTTTCTATATCATGGATAAAGGATATGTTGACTTCACCCGTTTGCATAAGCTTCACACCTGTGGTGCTTACTTCGTTACACGTGCAAAGGATAATATGAGATTCCGTAGAATGTATTCCCGTGAAGTCGATAAAACAACCGGAATAAAATGTGACCAGATTGGAATACTTGAAACGTATAAATCGCTCAAAGCATATCCGGACAAACTTCGGCGGGTTAAATACTACGATGAAGAACTGGGCAGAGAATTTGTGTTCATCACCAACAACATGGAACTCTCAGCAGAGGAAGTAGCCTTGCTATACAAGAACCGTTGGCAGGTGGAACTATTTTTCAAATGGATAAAGCAACACCTGAAAGTAAAATCTTTTTGGGGAACCACGATGAATGCAGTCAAGACACAAGTCTACTGTGCCATCATAACATACTGTCTGGTTGCCATTGTCGCTTACAAATTGAAAGTTAACCGTCCAATCTACGAAATCCTACAAATTTTGAGTTTTTCTCTACTGGATAAAACGCCTGTAAGAGAGATACTTACCAATTGCGATTACAAAAATGTCAAAGAACTAAATTATAAACAATTGAAAATCAGCTGGGACTAA
- a CDS encoding S41 family peptidase: MNLFRTLITVAVVCLASWTAMAQENALWMRYPAISPDGKTIAFNYKGDVYLVGSEGGRATQLTTNPAYDGYPVWSPDSKTIAFASDRAGSMDVYTVPVTGGSPTRLTWNSASETPVAFTPDGKKILYRANFLPDAQYTQFPSGSQIYAVSVKGGRPEQFLTFDVYDIQFNKAGDKIIYHDYKGYEDNWRKHHTSSVTRDIWLHDLKTGKFTNITDKEVEDRSPVFSDDEQSIYFLSERFGDFNVCKLALNNPTEVKQITKHSKHPVRFLSKANDGTLCYFFNGEIYTLKDGQQPKKLNIQVVTDQLEAESRLNNLPYGAREMALSPNGKEVAFIVRGDVFVTSVEYPTTKRITNTASQERSVSFSPDGRTLVYAAERDGNWNIYTASLTDSTDKSFTYAKDIKEEQITKGKDACFEPAFSPDGKEIAYLENRTTLKVINLKSKKSRTVLDGKYNYSYSDGDQWYQWSPDGKWILANYFEKGGWQNRDVALVKADGSGEIHNLTNSGYSDASPKWMMDGKAIIWFSDRAGYRSHGSWGAYYDVYALFLDPEAYDDFKMSKEEAALAKEEKALQKKEEEKNKKDDKKGKKDDKKEDKKDSKKEEVKLPELKMNLDNLEDRIVRLTINSSNLGDAVLTKDATKLYYLTSFEGGYDLWVRDFKEGSTKILAKLNKWGGSLEMDKEGKNLYMLSGGQISKINISNGQSKPVTYNAEFELKKPQEREYIFNHAWQQVVDKFYDPALHNVDWNFYKKEYARFLPHINNNYDFAEALGELLGELNASHTGARYYAYGNAPQTAVLGAFYDPTYKGDGLKIKEVIEKGPLTKAETKIKAGVVIEEINNQPIKAGEDYFKLFENLTNKRVYLKLYDPDTKKHWHEYVKPISAGAEKGLLYDRWVKQRKELVEKLSGGKIGYVHIKGMNSASFREVYSEVFGRYRNKEAIILDTRFNGGGWLHEDLVNMLSGKKFAEFVPRGQYIGQDPFAQWTKPSAVIMSESNYSNAHGFPWVYKELKLGKLVGMPVPGTMTAVWWETQQDPTLVFGIPEVGMKDNQGRFLENLQLEPDIRVNNDPASAIQGRDLQLEATVKSLLEEIK, translated from the coding sequence ATGAACCTATTTCGAACATTAATCACAGTTGCAGTCGTGTGTCTGGCATCCTGGACTGCCATGGCTCAGGAAAATGCATTATGGATGCGTTATCCGGCTATTTCTCCGGATGGAAAAACAATCGCATTTAATTACAAAGGAGACGTTTACCTCGTAGGCAGCGAAGGCGGACGTGCCACTCAATTAACAACAAACCCGGCTTATGACGGTTATCCCGTATGGTCTCCGGACAGCAAAACTATCGCGTTCGCTTCCGACAGGGCCGGCAGTATGGACGTATATACCGTACCCGTAACAGGAGGTTCTCCAACCCGCCTGACCTGGAACTCGGCTTCCGAAACTCCGGTTGCATTTACCCCGGACGGCAAGAAAATACTGTATCGTGCCAACTTCCTGCCGGATGCACAATATACCCAATTCCCGAGCGGCAGCCAAATCTATGCCGTATCTGTAAAGGGCGGAAGACCGGAACAATTTCTGACTTTCGATGTATACGATATACAATTCAATAAGGCCGGAGATAAAATCATCTATCATGATTATAAAGGATATGAGGACAACTGGCGTAAGCACCATACCTCTTCCGTTACACGCGACATCTGGTTACACGACTTAAAAACCGGCAAATTTACAAACATAACCGACAAAGAAGTAGAAGATCGTAGCCCGGTATTCAGCGATGACGAGCAAAGCATTTATTTCCTAAGCGAGCGCTTCGGAGACTTCAATGTATGCAAACTGGCATTGAACAATCCGACCGAAGTCAAACAAATCACGAAGCATTCGAAACACCCGGTACGCTTTTTATCCAAAGCAAACGACGGTACTCTCTGTTACTTTTTCAATGGAGAAATCTATACCTTAAAAGATGGCCAGCAACCTAAAAAACTGAATATACAAGTTGTTACCGACCAGTTGGAAGCAGAATCCAGATTGAATAATCTGCCTTACGGAGCCCGTGAAATGGCATTATCGCCCAATGGTAAAGAAGTTGCTTTTATCGTGAGAGGAGATGTTTTCGTTACCTCTGTTGAATATCCGACAACCAAACGTATCACAAACACAGCCAGCCAGGAACGCTCTGTAAGCTTCTCTCCGGATGGCCGTACATTGGTATATGCAGCCGAACGGGATGGCAACTGGAATATATACACGGCTTCCCTGACCGACAGCACGGACAAATCATTTACGTATGCTAAAGATATCAAGGAAGAACAGATTACGAAAGGCAAAGACGCTTGTTTCGAACCGGCATTCTCTCCGGACGGAAAAGAAATCGCTTATCTGGAAAACCGGACGACCCTAAAAGTAATCAACCTGAAAAGTAAAAAATCCCGGACAGTACTCGACGGGAAATACAACTACTCTTATTCCGACGGCGATCAATGGTACCAATGGTCTCCGGACGGCAAATGGATACTGGCCAATTATTTCGAAAAAGGAGGCTGGCAAAACAGAGATGTTGCCTTGGTAAAAGCCGACGGTAGCGGGGAAATCCACAACCTGACCAATAGCGGATATTCGGATGCCAGTCCCAAATGGATGATGGACGGCAAAGCAATCATCTGGTTCTCGGACAGAGCCGGTTACCGCAGCCACGGTAGTTGGGGTGCCTACTATGACGTGTATGCCCTGTTCCTCGATCCGGAAGCTTACGATGACTTCAAAATGAGTAAGGAAGAAGCAGCCCTGGCCAAAGAAGAAAAAGCCCTCCAAAAGAAAGAAGAAGAAAAGAATAAAAAAGACGACAAAAAAGGGAAAAAAGACGATAAAAAGGAAGACAAGAAAGACAGCAAAAAAGAGGAGGTCAAATTACCCGAGCTTAAAATGAACCTGGATAACCTGGAAGATCGCATTGTACGCCTGACGATCAATTCTTCCAATCTGGGAGATGCCGTACTGACAAAAGACGCAACCAAATTATACTACCTGACCAGCTTCGAAGGCGGATACGATTTGTGGGTTCGCGACTTTAAAGAAGGCAGCACCAAAATATTGGCCAAGCTGAACAAATGGGGCGGTTCTCTGGAAATGGACAAGGAAGGTAAAAACCTTTATATGTTATCCGGCGGACAGATCAGCAAAATAAACATCAGCAACGGACAAAGCAAACCGGTCACCTACAATGCCGAATTCGAACTGAAAAAACCCCAGGAAAGAGAATACATTTTCAATCACGCATGGCAACAAGTTGTTGATAAATTCTATGATCCGGCACTTCACAATGTAGACTGGAATTTCTACAAAAAAGAATATGCCCGCTTTTTACCGCATATCAACAACAACTATGATTTTGCAGAAGCTTTAGGCGAATTATTGGGAGAATTGAATGCCTCACATACCGGCGCCCGCTATTATGCCTATGGTAATGCACCTCAGACAGCCGTTTTGGGAGCATTCTACGATCCGACATACAAAGGCGACGGTTTGAAGATCAAGGAAGTGATCGAAAAAGGTCCGCTGACTAAAGCCGAAACCAAAATCAAAGCCGGAGTCGTGATCGAGGAAATCAACAATCAACCGATCAAAGCCGGTGAAGACTATTTCAAATTATTTGAAAACTTAACAAACAAAAGAGTATATCTGAAACTTTACGATCCTGATACCAAAAAACACTGGCACGAATATGTAAAACCGATCTCTGCCGGTGCAGAAAAAGGATTGCTTTATGACAGATGGGTAAAACAACGGAAAGAACTTGTTGAGAAATTATCCGGAGGTAAAATCGGATATGTACATATCAAAGGCATGAACAGTGCAAGTTTCCGGGAAGTTTATTCCGAAGTTTTCGGACGTTACCGGAATAAGGAGGCCATCATTTTAGATACCCGCTTTAACGGTGGCGGCTGGTTACACGAAGACCTGGTAAACATGCTCAGCGGAAAGAAATTTGCTGAATTTGTTCCCCGCGGTCAATATATCGGTCAGGATCCGTTCGCACAATGGACGAAACCGTCAGCCGTTATCATGAGCGAAAGCAACTACAGTAATGCACACGGTTTCCCCTGGGTATACAAAGAATTGAAACTCGGTAAGCTGGTCGGAATGCCGGTTCCGGGCACGATGACCGCCGTTTGGTGGGAAACCCAGCAAGACCCGACACTTGTATTCGGTATTCCGGAAGTCGGAATGAAAGACAACCAGGGACGTTTCTTGGAAAATCTGCAATTGGAACCGGATATCCGTGTTAACAATGACCCGGCTTCTGCCATTCAGGGACGTGACCTGCAATTGGAAGCAACAGTCAAATCACTGTTAGAAGAGATCAAATAA
- a CDS encoding metal ABC transporter permease yields MLEFLKYDFFQNALLSTVLIGISCGLVGTYIVAKRMVFISGGITHASFGGLGFAYFIGISPLLGAAVFSIGTAIGILFLAENKKIREDSLIGIFWSAGMAIGVLFIYLTPGYAPNLMSYLFGNILTVTWGQILLSVLLCLVIIVFFVLFYRPLFYIAFDKEYSRTHNVHVNRIDVAIMLIIALCIILCMKLAGIILVISYLTLPQAIAGTYYKNFKQQLIASSIISAIGSVIGLFVSAALNTPSGATIVVCFLLFFLLAWLGKKIWKS; encoded by the coding sequence ATGCTCGAATTCCTAAAATACGATTTTTTTCAAAATGCCTTGCTCAGTACCGTCCTGATCGGTATCAGCTGCGGACTGGTCGGCACCTACATTGTTGCCAAACGGATGGTGTTCATCAGCGGCGGAATTACCCACGCTTCTTTCGGAGGCCTGGGCTTTGCCTACTTCATCGGTATTTCACCCTTATTGGGAGCTGCCGTATTTTCAATCGGAACGGCCATCGGCATACTTTTTCTTGCCGAAAACAAAAAAATACGGGAAGATTCTTTAATCGGCATTTTCTGGTCGGCCGGAATGGCCATCGGAGTACTCTTTATCTACCTTACTCCCGGATATGCTCCCAACCTGATGTCCTACCTCTTCGGCAACATACTGACGGTTACCTGGGGACAAATTCTCCTTTCCGTCTTACTCTGTCTGGTGATTATTGTTTTCTTCGTATTGTTCTACCGTCCGCTGTTCTATATTGCTTTTGACAAAGAATACAGCCGTACGCACAACGTACATGTCAACCGCATTGATGTTGCCATTATGTTGATTATTGCCCTATGCATCATATTGTGTATGAAATTAGCCGGCATCATTTTAGTTATCTCCTACCTGACACTGCCTCAGGCTATTGCCGGCACTTATTACAAAAATTTCAAGCAACAATTGATCGCTTCCTCTATAATCAGTGCTATCGGGTCGGTAATCGGGCTCTTCGTGTCGGCGGCATTGAATACCCCTTCAGGAGCTACAATTGTCGTATGCTTTTTACTATTTTTTCTCCTGGCCTGGCTGGGAAAGAAAATCTGGAAATCGTAA
- a CDS encoding metal ABC transporter ATP-binding protein: MSTILELKNITAGYEGIPVLKEINLAIKEQDFIGIIGPNGGGKTTLLKVILGLLKPFSGDIHYYVSKTNLFGYLPQNSQFDRRFPISVREVVMSGLMSEKRLYRYYSRQNKIKADELLIKYGMGDYSKAPIGELSGGQMQRVFLCRAIISSPRILILDEPTTYVDSNFEKEFYTILKELNKTLSIVMVSHDLGTICSYVKTIACVNHGLHYHQSNLISTEQLQSYNCPIELISHGPVPHRVLTDHSDKNCNCNKS, translated from the coding sequence ATGTCGACAATACTCGAATTAAAAAATATCACTGCCGGATATGAAGGTATCCCAGTTCTGAAAGAAATAAATCTAGCCATAAAAGAACAGGATTTCATCGGAATAATCGGCCCGAACGGTGGAGGCAAAACGACTCTTTTAAAAGTCATTTTAGGCCTTCTGAAACCTTTCAGCGGAGACATTCATTACTACGTTTCCAAAACGAATCTCTTCGGTTACCTTCCCCAAAACAGCCAGTTCGACCGCCGCTTCCCGATCAGTGTCAGAGAAGTCGTAATGTCGGGACTGATGTCTGAAAAAAGATTGTACCGCTATTATTCCCGTCAGAACAAGATAAAAGCTGACGAATTACTGATAAAATACGGCATGGGAGACTACAGCAAAGCTCCCATCGGAGAACTTTCGGGAGGACAAATGCAACGGGTATTTCTATGCCGGGCAATTATTTCATCTCCCCGTATCCTGATTCTGGACGAACCGACGACCTATGTGGACAGTAATTTCGAAAAAGAATTCTATACCATACTGAAAGAACTAAACAAAACCCTCAGCATTGTCATGGTCTCGCACGATCTGGGAACCATTTGCTCGTACGTAAAAACAATTGCCTGTGTCAATCACGGTTTACATTACCACCAGTCGAACCTCATCAGCACGGAGCAATTGCAATCTTATAATTGCCCCATCGAGCTGATCTCCCACGGTCCTGTCCCCCACCGGGTACTGACAGACCACTCCGATAAGAACTGTAACTGTAACAAATCCTAA
- the asnA gene encoding aspartate--ammonia ligase, translated as MKQLFLPQDYCSQLDVWQTEHAIKFVKDTFQLALAAELKLRRITAPLAVPSGKGLNDNLNGSEAPVSFQARMLGGKKAEIVQSLAKWKRYALWRHHISPGLGIYTDMNALRPDEAVSNIHSVYVDQWDWEKVITPEERTVERLYTCVRRIYAALKRTEFLLSEQFPVLTPFLPEQITFIHAEELRKRYPEATPKQREQAITKEYGAVFICGIGGALSDGTIHDDRSPDYDDWSTLENGLPGLNGDILVWNPVLQSAFEISSMGIRVNPEALERQLEIRGCEERKKLFFHSLLLEGSLPQTMGGGIGQSRLCMLLLQKCHIGEVQAGLWPDEVRQACEKAGVFLF; from the coding sequence ATGAAACAATTATTTTTACCACAGGATTATTGCTCTCAGCTCGACGTTTGGCAAACGGAACATGCTATTAAATTTGTAAAGGACACTTTTCAACTGGCTTTGGCTGCGGAATTGAAATTGCGGCGTATTACAGCGCCTTTGGCGGTCCCTTCAGGAAAAGGTCTGAATGACAATTTAAATGGTTCGGAGGCTCCTGTCAGCTTTCAGGCCCGCATGTTGGGAGGTAAAAAAGCAGAGATTGTACAGTCTTTGGCCAAATGGAAACGGTATGCTTTGTGGCGGCACCACATTTCCCCCGGTTTGGGTATTTATACGGATATGAATGCGTTACGGCCGGATGAAGCTGTCAGTAATATCCATTCCGTTTATGTCGATCAATGGGACTGGGAAAAGGTCATTACTCCGGAGGAGCGTACGGTGGAACGTTTATATACTTGTGTACGCCGGATATATGCTGCTTTGAAACGGACGGAATTTTTGTTGAGCGAACAATTTCCTGTGCTGACTCCTTTTTTACCGGAGCAGATCACATTTATACATGCGGAAGAACTGCGGAAGCGTTATCCGGAAGCAACGCCGAAACAGCGGGAGCAAGCTATTACAAAGGAATACGGGGCTGTCTTTATCTGTGGAATCGGGGGTGCTTTAAGCGATGGAACAATACATGACGACCGCTCTCCGGATTACGACGATTGGTCGACGCTGGAGAACGGTTTACCCGGTTTGAACGGAGATATATTGGTTTGGAACCCGGTGTTGCAGTCGGCTTTTGAAATATCATCGATGGGGATACGGGTCAATCCGGAAGCTTTGGAAAGGCAATTGGAAATCCGGGGATGTGAAGAACGGAAAAAATTGTTTTTTCATTCTTTATTGTTGGAGGGAAGTTTGCCCCAGACAATGGGAGGAGGGATCGGGCAATCCCGCTTGTGCATGTTGTTGTTGCAGAAATGCCATATCGGAGAAGTGCAGGCAGGCTTGTGGCCGGATGAAGTGCGGCAGGCTTGCGAGAAAGCAGGTGTATTTCTTTTTTAA
- a CDS encoding acyl-CoA dehydrogenase family protein — MANFYTDNEDIKFHLGHPLMEKIVALKERNYTEAQEFESAPRDFEDAIDNYDKVLEIVGEICGDVVAVNAESVDAEGPQVVDGHVQYAAGTQQNIDVINQAGLNGISLPRKYNGLNFPITPFIMAAEIVARADAGLQNIWGLQDCAETINEFANEEQKAKYLPRVCEGETCAMDLTEPDAGSDLQAVQLKATYNEKDGQWYLNGVKRFITNGDGHISLVLARSEEGTNDGRGLSMFIYDRNNNAVTVRRIENKLGIKGSPTCELVFKNAPAELVGERKMGLIKYVMALMNAARLGIGGQSVGIAEAAYREGLKYAQERKQFGKAIIEFPAIYEMLSNMEAKLHGIRSILYETARFVDMYKTYYHISKERTLEKDERNEMKEYQKMADIYTPLQKLFASEYANEITYDALQIHGGSGFMKDYPIQRYVRDARITNIYEGTSQLQVVAAIRGVTTGQYAKYIHEVYEKMAIKPEHEYLRETLKCMTGQLETCTAKVAEAGNTEYTDFHARRLVEIAGYTIIGYLLLQDAQRCEKFQKSAEIFINYGQAKVAAHAGFIHNFDPDKLGIYKK, encoded by the coding sequence ATGGCTAATTTTTATACAGATAACGAAGATATAAAATTTCATCTCGGACACCCGTTGATGGAAAAAATTGTAGCATTAAAAGAGCGTAACTATACGGAAGCACAGGAATTTGAAAGTGCTCCGCGTGATTTCGAAGATGCTATTGACAACTACGACAAAGTATTGGAAATTGTCGGAGAAATTTGCGGAGATGTCGTAGCGGTAAATGCAGAATCAGTAGACGCAGAAGGTCCGCAGGTGGTAGACGGTCATGTACAGTATGCTGCCGGTACACAACAAAACATCGATGTAATCAACCAAGCCGGATTGAACGGGATCTCACTGCCGCGGAAATACAACGGATTAAACTTCCCGATCACTCCGTTTATCATGGCAGCGGAAATTGTAGCCCGCGCCGATGCCGGATTGCAAAATATATGGGGATTGCAGGACTGTGCCGAAACAATCAACGAATTTGCGAACGAGGAGCAAAAAGCGAAATACCTGCCCCGCGTTTGTGAAGGTGAAACCTGTGCCATGGACCTGACAGAACCGGATGCCGGTTCCGATTTGCAAGCCGTACAACTGAAAGCAACCTACAATGAAAAAGACGGCCAGTGGTATTTGAACGGAGTAAAACGTTTTATTACCAACGGAGACGGACATATTTCACTGGTGCTGGCCCGCTCGGAAGAAGGCACAAACGACGGACGCGGTCTGTCCATGTTTATCTACGACCGCAATAACAATGCCGTTACCGTGCGCCGTATCGAAAACAAATTGGGAATCAAAGGCTCTCCGACCTGTGAATTGGTATTCAAAAATGCACCGGCCGAATTAGTCGGTGAACGGAAAATGGGATTGATCAAATACGTTATGGCATTGATGAATGCTGCACGTCTGGGTATCGGCGGCCAGTCTGTCGGTATTGCTGAAGCCGCTTACCGTGAAGGCCTGAAATACGCGCAAGAACGGAAGCAGTTCGGTAAAGCCATCATCGAATTCCCGGCCATCTATGAAATGCTGTCCAATATGGAAGCCAAGCTACACGGTATCCGTTCCATACTTTATGAAACAGCACGCTTTGTCGACATGTACAAAACCTACTACCACATTTCCAAAGAAAGAACATTGGAAAAAGACGAGCGTAACGAAATGAAAGAATATCAGAAAATGGCTGATATCTATACCCCGTTGCAGAAATTGTTCGCCAGCGAATATGCCAATGAAATCACCTATGACGCATTACAGATTCACGGTGGTTCCGGATTTATGAAAGATTATCCCATTCAGCGGTATGTGCGTGATGCCCGTATTACCAATATCTACGAAGGGACTTCGCAATTACAGGTTGTAGCTGCGATTCGCGGTGTAACTACCGGACAATATGCCAAATACATTCATGAAGTGTATGAAAAAATGGCCATCAAACCGGAACACGAATATTTGCGTGAAACCCTGAAATGCATGACCGGTCAATTGGAAACCTGCACAGCTAAGGTAGCGGAAGCCGGAAACACGGAATATACGGATTTCCACGCACGCCGATTGGTCGAAATCGCCGGATATACAATCATCGGCTACTTGTTATTACAAGACGCCCAACGCTGTGAGAAGTTCCAGAAATCTGCCGAAATCTTTATCAATTACGGACAGGCTAAAGTGGCTGCTCATGCAGGATTTATCCATAATTTCGATCCAGATAAACTGGGTATATACAAAAAGTAA